A DNA window from Undibacterium sp. YM2 contains the following coding sequences:
- a CDS encoding glutathione S-transferase family protein, with the protein MSNTYTLVSHKLCPYVQRAAITLAEKGLEFERIDIDLANKPDWFLQVSPLGKTPVLLVDGQAIFESAVICEYLDETTPHRLHPEAALERAQHRAWIEFASTTLNSIGGFYNAADAQILHAKAAELRTKFVQLEKQLGDGPYFSGENFNLVDAAFAPVFRYFDVFEQIADFRFFTDLPKLKAWRQTLQARASVQTAVSEDYSTLLRAFLHARHSALSALMQ; encoded by the coding sequence ATGAGCAATACATATACCCTGGTCAGCCACAAGCTTTGCCCTTATGTGCAACGTGCGGCCATTACCCTCGCCGAGAAAGGTCTTGAGTTTGAACGTATAGACATAGACCTGGCGAACAAGCCTGACTGGTTCCTGCAAGTGTCACCACTGGGCAAGACGCCAGTGTTGCTGGTAGATGGACAGGCCATCTTTGAATCAGCAGTCATTTGCGAATACCTCGATGAAACCACGCCACACCGCCTGCACCCGGAAGCAGCACTGGAAAGAGCGCAACACCGCGCCTGGATAGAATTTGCCTCGACCACGCTGAATAGCATAGGCGGTTTTTACAATGCCGCAGATGCGCAGATATTGCATGCCAAGGCCGCCGAGTTAAGAACAAAGTTTGTACAACTAGAAAAGCAGCTAGGCGATGGGCCTTATTTTTCAGGAGAAAATTTCAACCTGGTAGATGCCGCATTTGCGCCAGTATTCCGCTATTTTGACGTGTTTGAGCAAATAGCAGACTTCAGATTTTTCACTGACCTTCCCAAACTAAAAGCATGGCGGCAAACCCTGCAGGCGCGGGCTTCAGTGCAGACTGCTGTCAGTGAAGACTACTCAACTTTATTGCGTGCTTTCTTGCATGCACGTCATTCAGCCTTATCAGCTTTAATGCAATAA
- a CDS encoding DoxX family protein gives MTHSNPSADQSSNAYGITLLRVSLGIMWIAHALLKLFVFTLPGTAQFFTSIGYPGFLAYPVFALELLGGLALVLGIYSRQVALALAPIMAVAATVHFGNGWVHTSPNGGWEYPVFLIMTSIALWLLGDGAFALRRSSRFSLA, from the coding sequence ATGACTCATTCAAATCCCTCGGCAGACCAAAGCAGCAACGCCTACGGCATCACCCTGTTACGCGTCAGCCTGGGCATCATGTGGATAGCCCATGCCTTGCTGAAACTGTTTGTGTTTACCCTGCCCGGCACCGCGCAATTTTTTACCAGCATAGGTTATCCGGGCTTTCTCGCTTATCCCGTGTTTGCGCTGGAATTACTCGGTGGCCTGGCGCTGGTACTCGGCATCTACAGCCGCCAGGTTGCACTGGCGCTGGCACCCATCATGGCAGTTGCCGCTACCGTGCATTTTGGCAATGGCTGGGTGCATACCAGCCCTAACGGTGGCTGGGAGTATCCAGTGTTTCTGATCATGACTTCAATCGCGCTCTGGTTACTCGGTGATGGGGCCTTTGCCCTGCGCCGTAGTTCACGCTTTTCACTGGCATAA
- a CDS encoding LysR family transcriptional regulator gives MNAKTQYKLKAADLEVVLALVRTGKLAEAGERLALDASTVFRSIQKLEKGLGQRLFERSRTGYQANELAKELAVHAEQMEAQLEAARSAMQMQPDQVAGAVRITTTDTILHGLLAPVLKPLQLLHPLLSLDLHAGNELASLTRRDADIAIRASKRPPQHLIGKHLGPIRVALYTGKSSKIKHFDADVAQRHHWIAPDDALPEHPSVVWRKKHFPKLQATYKVNSILTVAELVGQGLGLGILPLFLAQGRKDVVQLSDVLDECQTELWLLTHTEARHLRRVSAVYSYLSQEMVLK, from the coding sequence ATGAATGCAAAAACGCAATACAAGCTAAAAGCTGCTGACCTTGAAGTGGTGCTGGCGCTGGTGCGTACCGGCAAGCTGGCTGAGGCGGGAGAACGGCTGGCACTGGATGCATCCACCGTCTTCCGCAGTATACAGAAGCTGGAAAAAGGCCTGGGGCAACGCCTGTTTGAACGTTCGCGCACAGGTTATCAGGCCAATGAACTGGCGAAGGAATTGGCTGTACATGCAGAACAAATGGAAGCACAACTGGAGGCTGCACGTTCCGCCATGCAAATGCAGCCAGATCAGGTCGCAGGAGCCGTGCGCATCACAACGACAGACACCATATTGCATGGCTTGCTGGCACCTGTCTTGAAGCCTTTGCAACTGCTGCATCCCCTCTTGAGTCTGGATCTGCATGCAGGCAATGAACTGGCCAGCCTGACCAGGCGCGATGCCGACATTGCCATACGGGCAAGCAAGCGGCCACCGCAGCATTTGATAGGCAAGCATCTGGGGCCTATACGGGTGGCTTTGTATACAGGCAAGAGCAGCAAGATAAAGCACTTTGATGCTGACGTCGCCCAGCGTCATCATTGGATAGCCCCTGACGATGCCTTGCCAGAACATCCGTCTGTCGTGTGGCGCAAGAAGCATTTCCCAAAGCTGCAGGCGACCTATAAGGTCAATAGCATACTCACCGTGGCAGAGTTGGTGGGGCAGGGCTTGGGGCTGGGTATCTTGCCACTATTCCTCGCCCAGGGGCGCAAGGATGTAGTGCAACTGAGTGATGTGCTGGATGAATGCCAGACCGAGCTATGGCTGCTCACACATACCGAGGCCAGGCATTTGCGCCGGGTGTCGGCGGTGTATTCTTACCTGTCGCAAGAGATGGTCTTGAAATGA
- a CDS encoding glutathione S-transferase N-terminal domain-containing protein, whose product MMVLYSGTTCPFSQRCRLVLFEKGMDFEIRDVDLFNKPEDISTMNPYGQVPILVERELILYESNIINEYIDERFPHPQLMPADPLQRARARLMLFNFEKELFIHVHTLENDKNTASAKVQDKARAEIRDRLTQLAPLFVKNKYMLGDEFSMLDVAVAPLLWRLDHYGIELSKTAAPLMKYAERIFSRPAYIEALTPSEKVMRR is encoded by the coding sequence ATGATGGTTCTCTATTCGGGTACAACCTGCCCATTTTCTCAACGTTGCCGCCTGGTCCTGTTTGAAAAAGGCATGGATTTTGAAATCCGCGATGTTGATCTGTTTAACAAACCTGAAGATATCTCGACCATGAATCCTTATGGTCAGGTGCCTATTCTGGTTGAACGTGAATTGATATTGTATGAATCCAATATCATCAATGAATACATCGATGAGCGCTTCCCGCATCCGCAACTGATGCCGGCAGACCCGCTGCAACGCGCCCGCGCCCGTTTGATGTTGTTCAATTTTGAAAAAGAATTGTTCATCCACGTCCATACGCTGGAAAACGACAAGAACACCGCGTCGGCCAAAGTGCAGGACAAGGCACGCGCAGAAATTCGCGACCGCCTGACCCAGCTGGCACCTTTGTTCGTCAAGAACAAGTACATGCTCGGTGATGAGTTCTCCATGCTCGACGTGGCCGTTGCCCCGTTGTTGTGGCGTCTTGATCACTACGGTATAGAATTGTCGAAGACAGCAGCACCTTTGATGAAGTATGCAGAACGTATTTTCTCCCGTCCTGCCTATATCGAAGCACTGACACCATCTGAAAAAGTCATGCGCAGATAA
- a CDS encoding ClpXP protease specificity-enhancing factor has protein sequence MQEISTKPYFMRAIYEWCTDNGFTPYMAVKVNHAARVPMEFVRNGEIVLNISFGATSGLKMDNDAVAFKARFGGVSREIYVPVENVLAVYASENGQGMAFEVDLSETAEESEEAVAEVEEISKPVLGLASVKSTPAPVENQISEEETKKSEKKSEKPSLKIIK, from the coding sequence ATGCAAGAAATATCCACCAAACCTTATTTTATGCGTGCCATCTATGAATGGTGCACCGACAATGGCTTTACCCCCTACATGGCGGTCAAGGTCAACCATGCTGCGCGCGTGCCTATGGAATTCGTCAGGAATGGTGAAATCGTACTCAACATCAGTTTTGGCGCGACCAGTGGCCTGAAGATGGATAACGATGCAGTCGCCTTCAAAGCCCGCTTCGGCGGTGTGTCCCGCGAAATCTATGTGCCGGTAGAAAATGTGCTGGCAGTATATGCCAGCGAAAATGGCCAGGGCATGGCATTTGAAGTTGATCTCAGCGAAACGGCTGAAGAAAGCGAAGAAGCTGTTGCGGAAGTCGAAGAAATCAGCAAGCCTGTGCTGGGCCTGGCATCGGTAAAAAGTACGCCTGCGCCTGTAGAAAACCAGATTTCTGAAGAAGAAACAAAAAAATCTGAAAAAAAATCTGAAAAGCCCTCGCTAAAAATAATAAAGTAG
- a CDS encoding S9 family peptidase — MRTCIASLLLVISPVLAASAAQAQDGMLSLEMLYHPTKKEKFDTKPLTRLAWDAQNRLIETQSKDGVVQQFVVNPATWDKQLLSLDGNILAMMTAAGIPEKEAKAQIDKLTPQIKPDLKSYLFTYKNDLWLLDLQRGKVRELTHTPDQVEDEAILSPDLQSVAYLKGNDIYLTDIATATEKRLTTGGNETTFNGRLDWVYMEEIYGRGKLRAFWWAPDSKKIAYLSFDESKVPVYTLSGDHVQPIKSERTRYPKAGDPNPDVKLGVVDMTGQTSWTENPYAGKETLIVQVGWTPDGKLLASWQDRVQTWLDLRLYDAEYRSRQLLRESSPAWVERLPLPQFLKDGSFIWESDRTGHHHLYRYDQQYQLKGAITKGDWDIRSVYGVDEAKGKVFFAANERNPIGNDVYAVNLDGSKLQRLTTESGTHNARWNSAYTHFIDSWSSLRQPPRQAVFNAEGVSQKLVDDVGVPEKMQGLKLAKVTQQQIQSRDGFLMESLLFLPPDFDPKKKYPVYQHLYSGPMASQVVDRWNNNLLYHFLAQQGYIVWIMDNRSASNKGLVSAWPIHKKLGQLELQDQLDGLDWLRKQGWADMDRIALNGWSYGGYMTSYAMTHSKAWKIGFVGAPVTDYRLYDSVYTERYMGLPQENAEGYDKGSVLKAAKDLSGKIMIMHGTMDDNVHPQNTIMFIDELIKNGKDYSLQLYPGAGHGPRGDWVVWSQQKAKWEFLKNNL, encoded by the coding sequence ATGCGAACTTGCATCGCGTCTTTGTTGTTGGTGATTAGTCCTGTACTTGCGGCCAGTGCCGCTCAAGCCCAGGATGGCATGCTCAGCCTCGAAATGCTGTATCACCCGACAAAAAAAGAAAAATTTGACACCAAACCACTGACACGCCTGGCCTGGGATGCACAAAACCGCCTGATAGAAACGCAAAGCAAGGATGGCGTAGTCCAGCAATTTGTGGTGAATCCTGCGACCTGGGACAAACAGCTGCTAAGCCTGGATGGCAATATCCTGGCGATGATGACAGCCGCAGGCATACCAGAAAAAGAAGCCAAGGCCCAGATAGACAAACTGACACCGCAAATCAAGCCCGACCTGAAGTCTTACCTGTTCACATATAAAAATGATTTATGGTTGCTTGATCTGCAACGCGGCAAGGTCAGGGAGCTGACTCATACGCCAGATCAGGTTGAAGATGAAGCCATACTGTCACCTGATCTGCAATCGGTCGCTTATCTGAAGGGCAATGATATTTACCTGACCGATATCGCCACTGCCACAGAAAAACGCCTTACCACCGGTGGCAATGAAACCACCTTCAACGGCCGCCTGGACTGGGTATACATGGAAGAGATTTATGGCCGCGGTAAATTGCGGGCATTCTGGTGGGCACCTGATTCCAAAAAGATCGCCTACCTGAGCTTTGATGAAAGCAAGGTGCCGGTATATACCTTGAGCGGCGACCATGTGCAGCCCATCAAGAGTGAGCGGACCCGCTATCCCAAGGCTGGTGACCCCAATCCTGATGTCAAGTTGGGCGTTGTCGATATGACGGGCCAAACCAGCTGGACTGAAAACCCTTATGCGGGCAAGGAAACCCTGATCGTCCAGGTAGGCTGGACACCGGATGGCAAGTTGCTGGCATCCTGGCAAGACCGCGTGCAGACCTGGCTGGACCTGCGTCTGTATGATGCGGAGTACCGCAGCAGGCAATTGCTGCGCGAGAGCAGCCCGGCCTGGGTTGAGCGCCTGCCTTTGCCACAATTCTTGAAAGACGGCAGCTTTATCTGGGAATCTGACCGCACCGGCCATCATCATCTGTATCGCTATGACCAGCAATACCAGCTCAAGGGCGCGATAACCAAAGGCGACTGGGATATCCGCAGCGTCTATGGTGTGGATGAAGCCAAAGGCAAAGTTTTTTTTGCGGCCAATGAACGCAACCCCATAGGCAATGATGTGTATGCCGTCAATCTCGATGGCAGCAAGCTGCAAAGGCTGACGACAGAATCAGGCACTCATAATGCACGCTGGAATAGTGCATATACCCATTTCATCGATAGCTGGAGCAGCCTCAGGCAGCCACCAAGGCAGGCAGTATTCAATGCAGAAGGTGTATCGCAAAAGCTGGTCGATGATGTTGGTGTGCCTGAGAAAATGCAGGGTCTGAAACTGGCCAAAGTCACGCAACAACAAATCCAGTCGCGTGATGGCTTCCTGATGGAAAGCCTGTTGTTCCTGCCACCGGATTTTGATCCTAAAAAGAAATACCCAGTTTATCAGCATCTGTATTCCGGCCCCATGGCGTCACAAGTGGTTGATCGCTGGAATAATAATCTCTTGTACCACTTCCTGGCGCAGCAAGGTTATATCGTCTGGATAATGGATAACCGCAGCGCCAGCAACAAGGGCCTGGTCAGTGCCTGGCCTATACACAAAAAACTCGGTCAACTGGAATTGCAAGACCAGCTCGATGGGCTTGACTGGTTGCGCAAACAGGGCTGGGCCGATATGGACCGGATAGCCTTGAATGGCTGGAGCTATGGCGGCTATATGACTTCTTATGCGATGACCCACAGCAAGGCATGGAAGATAGGTTTCGTCGGTGCGCCAGTGACTGATTATCGTCTGTATGACAGCGTGTATACAGAACGCTATATGGGTTTGCCGCAAGAGAATGCCGAAGGTTATGACAAGGGCAGCGTGCTGAAAGCTGCCAAGGATCTGAGTGGCAAGATCATGATCATGCATGGCACCATGGATGATAATGTCCATCCGCAAAATACCATCATGTTCATTGATGAGCTCATCAAGAATGGCAAGGATTATAGTCTGCAATTGTATCCCGGTGCAGGCCACGGCCCGCGCGGTGATTGGGTGGTTTGGTCGCAGCAAAAAGCCAAGTGGGAATTTTTGAAAAATAATCTCTGA